Proteins encoded together in one Impatiens glandulifera chromosome 1, dImpGla2.1, whole genome shotgun sequence window:
- the LOC124920218 gene encoding serine/threonine-protein phosphatase 4 regulatory subunit 2, which translates to MSIEEDTQPSTIPPSHDAEQINDNLVNDVANYDRETEYKHGIAGEEAKSIVEVIASTGKFWHDWNKLKSLLSFYLKQVVSEYAEANMTTDEQKSSLGETYEELVKKLDNALSNFIEGPPFTLQRVCEILLDSKNIYSSLSKLALALEKNLSVTSTLTICSDPYPSRMIEQVEKVDNDSPPLQVDSVENGVEHAKDDDNDEVMTDATMTADEGEDEMTIDMVEVFEEIVVSSEESNDPVSGSPPTN; encoded by the exons ATGTCTATTGAAGAAGATACACAGCCTTCGACAATTCCTCCTTCTCATGATGCTGAACAAATCAATGATAATCTGGTCAATGATGTTGCTAACTATGATCG AGAAACAGAATACAAGCATGGTATTGCTGGTGAAGAAGCCAAGAGTATAGTGGAAGTTATTGCTTCAACAGGGAAATTTTG GCATGATTGGAACAAATTGAAAAGCTTGTTATCCTTCTACTTGAAGCAG GTTGTCTCTGAGTATGCCGAAGCCAATATGACAACGGATGAACAAAAATCTTCACTAGGAGAGACTTATGAGGAGCTTGTGAAAAAGTTGGATAACG CTTTGAGTAACTTTATAGAAGGTCCTCCCTTTACTTTGCAGAGGGTGTGTGAg ATCCTTCTGGATTCCAAGAACATTTATTCAAGCCTTTCAAAGCTTGCTCTAGCATTGGAAAAGAATTTATCAGTTACATCTACACTAACAATATGTTCGGATCCATACCCTTCGAGAATGATAGAACAAGTTGAAAAAGTAGACAACGATAGTCCTCCTTTGCAAGTTGATTCTGTAGAAAACGGGGTTGAACATGCAAAAGATGATGACAACGATGAAGTGATGACAGATGCTACAATGACAGCTGATGAAGGTGAAGATGAGATGACAATCGACATGGTTGAGGTTTTCGAAGAAATAGTTGTGTCATCTGAAGAATCTAATGATCCAGTTTCAGGCTCTCCTCCTACTAACTAA
- the LOC124920219 gene encoding E3 ubiquitin-protein ligase MIEL1-like yields MKKEEIQMEEEGESLSQKDSGKMQYGCEHYRRRCQIRAPCCNQIFSCRHCHNESTTLLTDPKDRHEIIRHDVTNVICAVCNTEQQVAQICSNCGVNMGEYYCEICKFYDDDTSKKQFHCDECGICRVGGRNNFFHCKKCASCYTIDLRDNHLCVENSMKNQCPICYEYLFDSIKGTIVMKCGHTMHNDCFQEMILQKQYRCPICSKSALNMSSSWEILDLEIEATAMPEEFRYEVPILCNDCNNNSQVLFHIIGHKCSHCKSYNTRRIIGEDCNQQSSSSPSVDPPS; encoded by the exons ATGAAGAAAGAGGAGATTCAGATGGAAGAAGAAGGCGAGAGTTTGAGTCAGAAGGATTCTGGAAAGATGCAGTACGG ATGCGAACACTATCGAAGACGATGTCAAATCAGAGCTCCTTGCTGCAATCAGATTTTCTCTTGCCGCCATTGTCACAACGAATCCACC ACTTTGCTTACTGATCCAAAAGATCGTCACGAAATTATCCGACACGATGTCACGAAT GTTATCTGCGCTGTATGCAACACTGAGCAGCAG GTTGCACAAATTTGCTCAAATTGCGGTGTTAATATGGGGGAATATTACTGTGAAATCTGCAAGTTTTATGATGATGAT ACAAGTAAGAAGCAGTTCCATTGTGATGAATGTGGGATTTGTAG AGTTGGTGGCCGTAACAATTTTTTCCATTGCAAGAAGTGTG CTTCGTGCTATACAATAGATCTACGTGACAATCACTTATGCGTTGAGAACTCTATGAAGAATCAATGCCCAATTTGTTACGAG TATCTGTTTGATTCGATCAAAGGCACAATTGTTATGAAATGTGGACACACGATGCATAATGACTGCTTTCAGGAGATGATATTACAGAAACA GTATAGGTGCCCCATTTGTTCAAAATCAGCCTTGAATATGTCAAGTTCATGGGAAATATTAGACTTGGAG ATTGAAGCAACAGCTATGCCAGAGGAATTTCGTTATGAG GTGCCAATTCTATGCAATGATTGCAACAATAACAGCCAAGTATTGTTTCACATAATTGGGCACAAATGCAGTCACTGCAAATCGTACAACACTCGTCGTATCATTGGAGAAGATTGCAATCAACAATCATCTTCATCACCTTCAGTAGATCCTCCTAGTTGA
- the LOC124916039 gene encoding BTB/POZ domain-containing protein At5g17580-like, which yields MDKRSSSFRLTTPNSSTKIKLYVRGVPIALDKDIITQRSSVIASLVKQNPYNNNLFDELSNIPFDPETFDLVARFCHGYELKLSAENVIPLYCVSYYLGMSETHSPNNLFKKCKIYFEQKILPNWNESVKALRSTESIIQQAYELGLIGDCFDSLIHKAIENPQFLDEDIIEDKLNVKRKLFQIGSKFEDLTSLSLQLYQPLIYQMAENHVQSRYIASSLFQYAMKNKNTSQVSVIEAVEKLLPNEIGLLHCTQLFEMLKIAIAMEANSNCRNGFETRIGKQLEEATVHDLIIPSIGYSKEGNYDTECVKRILMIFYNNFPANSNSSKLYSVAELIENFLFKIAIDVNLTISTFKAMTELACSVSKGLKRKSDQLYKAIDIYLKHHSYLTESEREEICQVLDFNNLSQIICQHAAQNSRLPIRIVVQVLFVGQLHLRDVIKKETYDPSEEGDELPLINRDKASTRSSTISSNSSGKEEVMMEMEKMGSKMRELEKEYDMMKKEIEKSKSEMMKMKMKKKKEKVGVWKEMKRKLSCIGSIHDCGVHVKKKKKIYPGNSE from the exons ATGGATAAAAGATCGTCATCGTTTCG GTTAACAACACCGAATTCATCAAcgaaaatcaaattatatgttCGTGGAGTACCTATCGCTTTGGATAAG GATATTATTACTCAGAGATCATCTGTTATTGCTTCTCTAGTTAAACAGAAtccttataataataatctgTTTGATGAGTTAAGTAACATTCCTTTTGATCCAGAGACGTTTGATCTTGTTGCAAGATTCTGTCATGGATATGAACTGAAACTATCAGCCGAAAACGTCATTCCTCTCTATTGTGTTTCTTATTACCTTGGCATGAGTGAAACACATAGTCCAAACAATCTGTTCAAGAAGTGTAAGATCTATTTTGAACAGAAGATCTTACCTAACTGGAATGAATCTGTCAAAGCATTAAGATCTACGGAAAGCATTATTCAACAAGCGTATGAACTCGGATTAATCGGTGATTGTTTCGATTCGCTTATTCACAAGGCAATAGAGAATCCTCAATTCCTCGACGAAGACATTATTGAAGATAAACTTAACGTCAAGAGAAAACTATTCCAAATTGGATCAAAGTTCGAAGATCTGACATCACTTTCTCTTCAATTGTACCAACCGTTAATCTATCAAATGGCTGAAAATCATGTTCAATCAAGGTACATAGCTTCATCACTCTTTCAATACGCGATGAAGAACAAGAACACGTCTCAGGTAAGTGTAATCGAAGCAGTAGAAAAGCTTTTACCTAATGAAATAGGTCTTCTTCATTGCACACAACTATTTGAAATGCTGAAAATCGCAATCGCAATGGAAGCTAACTCCAATTGCAGGAACGGATTCGAAACCAGAATAGGTAAACAGCTCGAGGAAGCGACAGTTCATGACTTAATCATACCTTCAATAGGTTATTCCAAAGAAGGAAATTACGATACAGAATGCGTAAAGAGAATCTTAATGATCTTCTACAATAACTTCCCAGCAAATTCAAATTCCTCCAAATTGTATTCAGTTGCAGAGCTAATAGAAAACTTCTTGTTCAAGATCGCCATTGACGTTAACCTAACTATATCTACATTCAAAGCAATGACAGAGTTGGCGTGTTCTGTTTCAAAGGGATTGAAACGAAAATCAGACCAACTATACAAAGCTATCGATATTTACTTGAAACATCACAGTTACTTAACCGAATCAGAACGAGAAGAGATCTGTCAGGTTTTGGATTTCAACAATCTATCCCAAATAATCTGCCAACATGCTGCGCAGAACAGTCGTCTGCCAATTCGAATCGTGGTGCAGGTTTTGTTTGTGGGTCAATTACATTTGAGAGATGTGATAAAGAAAGAAACATATGATCCAAGTGAGGAAGGAGATGAATTGCCATTGATAAACAGAGATAAAGCTTCAACAAGATCGTCTACTATCAGTAGTAATAGTAGTGGTAAGGAAGAAGTGATGatggaaatggagaagatggGGAGTAAGATGAGGGAATTGGAGAAAGAATATGATATGATGAAGAAGGAGATTGAGAAATCAAAAAGtgagatgatgaagatgaagatgaagaagaagaaggaaaaagTTGGTGTTTGGAAGGAGATGAAGAGGAAATTGAGTTGTATTGGAAGTATACATGATTGTGGTGTTcatgtgaagaagaagaagaagatttatCCAGGTAACTCAGAATAG
- the LOC124916048 gene encoding membrane-anchored ubiquitin-fold protein 3-like, translated as MAGLEENIEIKFRIFDGTDIAHRTYAISTTVASLKQMLVAEWPQDVSVAPKSANELKLIHGGRVLESSKTLSEYRIHLTDVSGGVITMHVVVQPPIDKKKSEKNKEVTTQISCSCTIL; from the exons ATGGCTGGATTGGAAGAAAACATTGAAATTAAGTTTAGAATCTTTGATGGAACAGATATTGCTCATAGAACATATGCAATTTCCACAACTGTAGCTTCTCTTAAGCAAATGCTTGTTGCAGAGTGGCCTCAAG ATGTATCAGTTGCACCAAAGTCAGCAAATGAACTGAAACTTATACATGGAGGAAGAGTTCTCGAGAGCAGCAAGACTCTTTCTGAGTACAGAATACACTTGACAGATGTATCTGGTGGCGTTATAACCATGCACGTCGTGGTTCAGCCTCCGATAGATAAAAAGAAATCAG AGAAGAACAAGGAGGTGACTACACAGATCTCGTGCTCATGCACAATTCTTTGA